In Aquipuribacter nitratireducens, the following proteins share a genomic window:
- a CDS encoding DUF6958 family protein yields the protein MTTTRRDPHSGPVPDSAWEADRAARLRGRVEMFNATRPGGLDGWTMDATQYELMREHILSVLEDEARDDGTVALKDLVETAQERFGAHPAFPGGRLRNYCTYTKVDLEARGLVERAPGSSPQRLRLAGPARG from the coding sequence GTGACGACCACGCGCCGCGACCCCCACTCCGGACCGGTCCCGGACTCGGCGTGGGAGGCCGACCGTGCGGCCCGGCTCCGCGGGCGGGTCGAGATGTTCAACGCGACGCGTCCCGGCGGGCTCGACGGCTGGACGATGGACGCGACCCAGTACGAGCTCATGCGCGAGCACATCCTGTCCGTGCTCGAGGACGAGGCGCGGGACGACGGAACCGTCGCGTTGAAGGACCTCGTCGAGACCGCACAGGAGCGGTTCGGGGCCCACCCGGCGTTCCCGGGCGGGCGACTGCGCAACTACTGCACGTACACGAAGGTCGACCTCGAGGCCCGCGGGCTCGTCGAGCGCGCCCCCGGGTCGTCGCCGCAGCGGCTCCGGCTCGCCGGTCCCGCGAGAGGCTGA
- a CDS encoding DUF1801 domain-containing protein: MDGARAEPADEGVPAYLAALPAASRAMVERLLGLACDVVPDAAVVMSYGIPTVRSGRRRFHVGAWKHGVSVYGWHDGHDGGFTAAHPDLVHGRSTLRFSEAELAAVGDDELRALAAATLRT, from the coding sequence GTGGACGGTGCTCGGGCGGAGCCGGCGGACGAGGGGGTGCCCGCCTACCTCGCCGCCCTCCCGGCGGCGTCCCGCGCGATGGTCGAGCGGCTGCTCGGCCTCGCGTGCGACGTCGTGCCGGACGCGGCCGTCGTCATGTCGTACGGGATCCCCACGGTGCGGTCCGGTCGTCGGCGGTTCCACGTCGGGGCGTGGAAGCACGGCGTCTCGGTGTACGGCTGGCACGACGGCCACGACGGCGGGTTCACGGCCGCCCACCCGGACCTCGTCCACGGGCGGAGCACGCTCCGGTTCAGTGAGGCGGAACTCGCCGCCGTGGGCGACGACGAGCTGCGCGCGCTGGCGGCCGCGACGCTCCGGACGTAG
- a CDS encoding SRPBCC family protein, giving the protein MEWTESIVVDRPVDVVHAAVADENVLMRWSAWPAATGYTCSVEGDGRSIGSCIVFRDTDGVEQGRQRLERVSDDRVEYRLTNRGPGGRVLHPEVDFRLEPLGEARTRVHLDFRNDLPLPPLVRQVVGTLLARRVRALHVKDLQDLKAHVESRPVAR; this is encoded by the coding sequence ATGGAGTGGACCGAGAGCATCGTCGTCGACCGTCCCGTCGACGTCGTCCACGCGGCCGTGGCGGACGAGAACGTCCTCATGCGGTGGTCGGCGTGGCCGGCGGCCACGGGCTACACGTGCAGCGTGGAGGGCGACGGCCGCTCGATCGGCTCGTGCATCGTCTTCCGCGACACGGACGGCGTCGAGCAGGGCCGCCAGCGACTCGAGCGGGTGAGCGACGACCGGGTCGAGTACCGGCTGACCAACCGCGGTCCCGGGGGGCGGGTGCTCCACCCGGAGGTCGACTTCCGCCTGGAGCCGCTCGGCGAGGCACGCACTCGCGTCCACCTCGACTTCCGCAACGACCTGCCGCTCCCCCCGCTCGTCCGGCAGGTCGTCGGGACCCTGCTCGCCCGACGCGTGAGGGCGCTCCACGTGAAGGACCTGCAGGACCTCAAGGCCCACGTCGAGTCGCGGCCGGTCGCCCGGTGA
- a CDS encoding multifunctional oxoglutarate decarboxylase/oxoglutarate dehydrogenase thiamine pyrophosphate-binding subunit/dihydrolipoyllysine-residue succinyltransferase subunit produces MSKQTPADDPMTGFGPNEWLVQELQEAYRRDPSSVSPEWREFFSDGPLDSPADEPEQEPEPAQEPEQEPEPKPEPEPEPEQKPEPKATPTQDAKEQQRVSAPQTSRPSTTSSPAASSAPAGSGDGGRVEPVRLKGPAARVVTNMESSLTVPTATSVRAVPAKLLIDNRIVLNNHLARARGGKVSFTHLIGFALVEALREMPEMNYAYAEVDGKPGVLRNEDVNVGIAIDLAKDDGTRQLLVPSIKRAQRMEFAQFWAGYEDVVRRARSGSLTLEDFQGTTVSLTNPGTIGTVHSVPRLMQGQGAIVGVGALEYPAEYAGASEETLARLAVSKTITLTSTYDHRIIQGAQSGDFLRLLHHKLLGQDGFYERVFASLRVPYEPIRWVRDVSVSDDDEINKTARVVELIHAYRVRGHLMADTDPLEYRQRRHPDLDVQTHGLSLWDLDRTFPTGGFGGRPTMKLRDILGVLRNSYCRTVGIEYMHIQNPEERRWIQDHVEHGHDKPSREEQLRILGRLNAAEAFETFLQTKFVGQKRFSLEGSESTIPILDQLLSDAADAGLDEVCIGMAHRGRLNVLANLAGKTYGQIFAEFEGQQDPKTVQGSGDVKYHLGTEGTFTAPSGSQTKVYLAANPSHLEAVNPVLEGIARAKQDRINLGGASFPVLPVLIHGDAAFAGQGVVAETLNLSQLRGYRTGGTVHVIVNNQVGFTTAPTASRSSYYATDVARMIQAPIFHVNGDDPEACVRVAQLAFEYRQKFAKDVVVDMICYRRRGHNEGDDPSMTNPLMYTLIEGKRSVRKLYTESLIGRGDITVEEAEAALRDYSDQLERVFKEVREATKEQHGDRPTGGLELPSAQAQDDAQPADTRATAVEESLVHAIGDAFATPPEGFTPHPKLTPLLQKRRQMSREGGIDWAFGELLAFGSLVHEGTPVRLAGQDSRRGTFVQRHAVLIDRQSGAEWAPLSSLGEHARFWVYDSLLSEFAAMGFEYGYSVERPDALVLWEAQFGDFGNGAQTIVDEFISAGEQKWGQRSSVTLLLPHGYEGQGPDHSSGRIERYLQMCAEENMTVAVPSTPASYFHLLRRQAYAKPRRPLVVFTPKSMLRLKAATSQVQDFTTGGFRPVVDDPAVRDPQQVDRVLLCSGKVYYDLVAAREKAGDERTAILRLEQVAPLPLQELMGTLERYPEDATLVWVQEEPENQGAWSYVAMQTYEAFGGRPLHHATRPASASPATGSARRHADEQARLVEQALGR; encoded by the coding sequence GTGTCGAAGCAGACCCCGGCAGACGACCCCATGACGGGCTTCGGGCCGAACGAGTGGCTCGTGCAGGAGCTGCAGGAGGCCTACCGGCGCGACCCGTCGTCGGTGTCCCCGGAGTGGCGGGAGTTCTTCTCCGACGGTCCGCTCGACAGCCCCGCCGACGAGCCCGAGCAGGAGCCCGAGCCCGCGCAGGAGCCCGAGCAGGAGCCCGAGCCGAAGCCCGAGCCCGAGCCCGAGCCCGAGCAGAAGCCCGAGCCGAAGGCGACGCCGACACAGGACGCGAAGGAGCAGCAGCGGGTGAGCGCACCTCAGACCAGCCGGCCGTCGACCACCTCCTCCCCCGCCGCCTCGAGCGCCCCCGCCGGCTCGGGTGACGGCGGACGCGTCGAGCCGGTGCGCCTCAAGGGCCCCGCGGCGCGGGTCGTGACGAACATGGAGTCGAGCCTCACCGTCCCGACCGCGACGAGCGTGCGCGCGGTCCCGGCCAAGCTCCTCATCGACAACCGCATCGTCCTCAACAACCACCTCGCCCGAGCCCGCGGCGGAAAGGTCTCGTTCACCCACCTCATCGGGTTCGCGCTCGTCGAGGCGCTGCGCGAGATGCCGGAGATGAACTACGCGTACGCGGAGGTCGACGGCAAGCCCGGCGTCCTGCGCAACGAGGACGTCAACGTCGGCATCGCCATCGACCTCGCGAAGGACGACGGCACCCGCCAGCTCCTCGTGCCGAGCATCAAGCGCGCGCAGCGCATGGAGTTCGCGCAGTTCTGGGCGGGCTACGAGGACGTCGTGCGCCGGGCCCGCTCCGGCTCGCTCACGCTCGAGGACTTCCAGGGCACGACCGTCAGCCTCACGAACCCCGGCACGATCGGGACCGTCCACTCCGTGCCGCGGCTCATGCAGGGGCAGGGCGCGATCGTCGGCGTCGGGGCGCTGGAGTACCCCGCCGAGTACGCGGGCGCGAGCGAGGAGACGCTCGCCCGCCTCGCCGTCAGCAAGACGATCACGCTGACGAGCACGTACGACCACCGCATCATCCAGGGCGCGCAGTCCGGCGACTTCCTCCGCCTCCTGCACCACAAGCTGCTCGGCCAGGACGGCTTCTACGAGCGGGTCTTCGCGAGCCTGCGGGTGCCGTACGAGCCGATCCGCTGGGTGCGCGACGTCTCCGTGTCCGACGACGACGAGATCAACAAGACCGCGCGGGTCGTCGAGCTCATCCACGCCTACCGCGTGCGCGGGCACCTCATGGCGGACACGGACCCGCTGGAGTACCGCCAGCGCAGGCACCCGGACCTCGACGTCCAGACGCACGGCCTCAGCCTGTGGGACCTCGACCGCACGTTCCCGACCGGCGGCTTCGGCGGCCGCCCGACCATGAAGCTCCGCGACATCCTCGGGGTGCTGCGCAACTCGTACTGCCGCACGGTCGGCATCGAGTACATGCACATCCAGAACCCGGAGGAGCGGCGCTGGATCCAGGACCACGTCGAGCACGGCCACGACAAGCCGTCCCGCGAGGAGCAGCTGCGCATCCTCGGCCGGCTCAACGCCGCCGAGGCGTTCGAGACGTTCCTGCAGACGAAGTTCGTCGGCCAGAAGCGGTTCAGCCTCGAGGGCTCGGAGTCGACGATCCCGATCCTCGACCAGCTCCTCAGCGACGCCGCGGACGCGGGCCTCGACGAGGTGTGCATCGGCATGGCGCACCGCGGTCGCCTCAACGTCCTCGCGAACCTCGCGGGCAAGACGTACGGGCAGATCTTCGCGGAGTTCGAGGGTCAGCAGGACCCGAAGACGGTCCAGGGCTCCGGTGACGTCAAGTACCACCTCGGCACCGAGGGCACCTTCACCGCCCCCTCCGGCTCGCAGACGAAGGTGTACCTCGCGGCCAACCCCTCCCACCTCGAGGCGGTGAACCCCGTGCTCGAGGGCATCGCCCGGGCCAAGCAGGACCGGATCAACCTCGGCGGCGCCTCGTTCCCCGTGCTGCCGGTCCTCATCCACGGTGACGCGGCGTTCGCCGGCCAGGGCGTGGTCGCGGAGACCCTCAACCTCTCCCAGCTTCGCGGGTACCGCACCGGCGGGACCGTCCACGTCATCGTCAACAACCAGGTCGGCTTCACGACGGCCCCGACGGCGAGCCGGTCCTCGTACTACGCCACCGACGTCGCGCGCATGATCCAGGCGCCGATCTTCCACGTGAACGGCGACGACCCCGAGGCGTGCGTCCGCGTCGCGCAGCTCGCGTTCGAGTACCGGCAGAAGTTCGCCAAGGACGTCGTCGTCGACATGATCTGCTACCGACGCCGCGGTCACAACGAGGGCGACGACCCGTCGATGACGAACCCGCTCATGTACACCCTCATCGAGGGCAAGCGGAGTGTGCGGAAGCTCTACACCGAGTCCCTCATCGGCCGCGGCGACATCACGGTCGAGGAGGCCGAGGCGGCGCTGCGCGACTACTCCGACCAGCTCGAGCGGGTCTTCAAGGAGGTCCGCGAGGCGACGAAGGAGCAGCACGGCGACCGTCCCACCGGCGGCCTCGAGCTGCCGAGCGCCCAGGCCCAGGACGACGCCCAGCCCGCCGACACGCGGGCGACGGCGGTCGAGGAGTCCCTCGTCCACGCGATCGGCGACGCCTTCGCGACCCCACCGGAGGGCTTCACCCCCCACCCGAAGCTCACCCCCCTGCTGCAGAAGCGACGTCAGATGTCCCGTGAGGGCGGCATCGACTGGGCGTTCGGCGAGCTGCTCGCGTTCGGCTCGCTCGTCCACGAGGGCACGCCCGTGCGCCTCGCCGGGCAGGACTCGCGGCGCGGCACGTTCGTGCAGCGGCACGCCGTCCTCATCGACCGGCAGTCGGGCGCGGAGTGGGCGCCGCTGTCCTCCCTCGGTGAGCACGCCCGCTTCTGGGTGTACGACTCGCTGCTCAGCGAGTTCGCCGCGATGGGCTTCGAGTACGGGTACTCCGTCGAGCGGCCGGACGCCCTCGTCCTGTGGGAGGCGCAGTTCGGCGACTTCGGCAACGGGGCGCAGACGATCGTCGACGAGTTCATCTCCGCCGGGGAGCAGAAGTGGGGGCAGCGCAGCAGCGTCACGCTCCTGCTGCCGCACGGCTACGAGGGCCAGGGCCCGGACCACTCCTCGGGGCGGATCGAGCGCTACCTCCAGATGTGCGCGGAGGAGAACATGACGGTCGCCGTGCCGAGCACGCCGGCGTCGTACTTCCACCTCCTGCGCCGGCAGGCGTACGCCAAGCCGCGGCGCCCGCTCGTCGTCTTCACGCCGAAGTCGATGCTGCGCCTCAAGGCGGCGACGTCGCAGGTGCAGGACTTCACGACCGGCGGCTTCCGCCCCGTCGTCGACGACCCTGCGGTGCGCGACCCGCAGCAGGTCGACCGGGTGCTGCTGTGCAGCGGCAAGGTCTACTACGACCTCGTCGCGGCCCGGGAGAAGGCGGGCGACGAGCGGACCGCGATCCTGCGGCTCGAGCAGGTGGCCCCGCTCCCGCTCCAGGAGCTCATGGGGACCCTCGAGCGCTACCCGGAGGACGCCACGCTCGTGTGGGTGCAGGAGGAGCCGGAGAACCAGGGCGCCTGGTCGTACGTCGCCATGCAGACGTACGAGGCGTTCGGTGGTCGGCCGCTGCACCACGCGACTCGCCCGGCGTCGGCGTCGCCCGCGACCGGCTCGGCCCGCCGCCACGCGGACGAGCAGGCGCGCCTCGTCGAGCAGGCGCTGGGCCGCTGA
- a CDS encoding CPBP family intramembrane glutamic endopeptidase translates to MSTTDARPTMSADTPATEPASLPRFLSAALVCGSAVALFGFRSHVVGWPLLAAGVLLALVVTRGDRDRALLRHLAVVAVALFGISLVPLKADISNAGILRFALALGFAVLLPYVMSRFVWREDVIRFPVRTGRAWGRFEWTYLVVVVALGYLVLPVYFIGSGVYENWPTVVETGEIVRLFVGVNAVGLWDELFFVCTVFALLRQHFSFWQANVLQATVFVSFLWELGYQSWGPLLTVPFAVLQGFIFYRTKSFLYVLVVHLSFDLIIFMILVHAHTPSLFDVFVTAPG, encoded by the coding sequence GTGAGCACGACGGACGCGCGACCGACGATGTCGGCGGACACGCCCGCCACCGAGCCCGCCTCGCTGCCGCGGTTCCTCTCGGCCGCCCTCGTGTGCGGCTCGGCGGTCGCCCTCTTCGGCTTCCGCAGCCACGTCGTGGGGTGGCCCCTGCTCGCGGCGGGGGTCCTGCTCGCGCTGGTCGTGACCCGCGGCGACCGGGACCGCGCCCTGCTGCGGCACCTCGCGGTCGTCGCCGTCGCGCTGTTCGGCATCAGCCTGGTCCCGCTCAAGGCCGACATCAGCAACGCCGGCATCCTCCGGTTCGCGCTCGCGCTCGGCTTCGCCGTCCTGCTGCCGTACGTCATGTCGCGGTTCGTGTGGCGCGAGGACGTCATCCGCTTCCCGGTGCGGACGGGACGGGCGTGGGGCCGGTTCGAGTGGACGTACCTCGTCGTCGTCGTCGCGCTCGGCTACCTCGTGCTGCCGGTCTACTTCATCGGCTCCGGCGTGTACGAGAACTGGCCGACGGTCGTGGAGACGGGCGAGATCGTCCGGCTCTTCGTCGGCGTCAACGCCGTCGGGCTGTGGGACGAGCTGTTCTTCGTCTGCACGGTCTTCGCCCTGCTGCGGCAGCACTTCTCGTTCTGGCAGGCGAACGTCCTGCAGGCGACGGTCTTCGTGTCGTTCCTCTGGGAGCTCGGCTACCAGTCGTGGGGCCCGCTCCTCACGGTCCCCTTCGCCGTCCTCCAGGGTTTCATCTTCTACCGGACGAAGTCGTTCCTCTACGTCCTCGTCGTGCACCTGTCGTTCGACCTGATCATCTTCATGATCCTCGTGCACGCCCACACGCCGAGCCTGTTCGACGTGTTCGTCACGGCCCCGGGCTGA
- a CDS encoding M15 family metallopeptidase — MPPAAPSLGAVLPDHVLEGGDDAWVDGVAPRPTPVAALAAHEPTAPPSPRSHAGGSLWRRVPQVAVVGSLVAAIAGYAVTSDVSASAGPVASFVREEAPVEAREPVVGDIDAGSDVVAGEDGLLRVAPDEASRGSERSPLPGCDGVPPETDQPNGRMSEAYLCTLWDGRTDIRADAAVSLAVLNEAYRAEFGSDICLTDGYRSFAAQQSLRARKPGLAARPGTSEHGWGLAVDLCGGVENEGAGYHWLREHAPAHGWDNPAWARRGGGGPYEPWHWEYVDGQW; from the coding sequence GTGCCACCGGCGGCACCGTCGCTCGGTGCGGTGCTCCCCGACCACGTCCTCGAGGGTGGCGACGACGCCTGGGTGGACGGCGTCGCCCCGCGACCCACGCCCGTGGCGGCCCTGGCCGCCCACGAGCCCACGGCCCCGCCGTCCCCGAGGAGCCACGCCGGTGGGTCGCTGTGGCGGCGCGTCCCCCAGGTCGCCGTCGTCGGCTCGCTCGTGGCCGCGATCGCCGGGTACGCCGTGACGTCGGACGTGTCCGCGAGCGCCGGCCCGGTCGCCTCCTTCGTCCGGGAGGAGGCCCCCGTCGAGGCGCGGGAGCCCGTGGTCGGCGACATCGACGCGGGTTCCGACGTCGTCGCCGGCGAGGACGGGCTGCTGCGCGTCGCGCCGGACGAGGCGTCCCGCGGCAGCGAGCGGTCGCCGCTGCCGGGGTGCGACGGCGTCCCGCCGGAGACCGACCAGCCCAACGGGCGCATGTCGGAGGCGTACCTCTGCACCCTGTGGGACGGGAGGACCGACATCCGCGCCGACGCCGCCGTGTCCCTCGCCGTCCTCAACGAGGCCTACCGCGCCGAGTTCGGTTCCGACATCTGCCTCACCGACGGCTACCGCTCCTTCGCCGCCCAGCAGTCGCTGCGGGCCCGCAAGCCGGGTCTCGCCGCGCGGCCCGGGACGTCCGAGCACGGCTGGGGTCTCGCGGTCGACCTCTGCGGGGGCGTCGAGAACGAGGGCGCCGGGTACCACTGGCTGCGCGAGCACGCGCCCGCCCACGGGTGGGACAACCCCGCCTGGGCGCGACGCGGCGGGGGCGGGCCCTACGAGCCGTGGCACTGGGAGTACGTCGACGGTCAGTGGTGA
- a CDS encoding GuaB1 family IMP dehydrogenase-related protein yields the protein MRFLPGHRPPHDLTYDDVFLVPSRSDVGSRTAVDLTPVDGTGATLPVAVANMTAVTGRRMAETAARRGSLAVLPQDTPLDVLAEVVGWVKGRHPVLETPVVVSQDDVVLTVLHLLPKRAHGAAVVVDADGRLTGVVTERDCRGVDRYTPVRDVMSSDVVRLDVDDVTGDGPGQGPRAAFEVLSGTRHHFAPVVGPDGRHVGAMTRLGALRSTLYRPALDDRGRLRVAAAVGINGDVAGRCAAMLAAGVDVLVVDTAHGHQSRALDAVAAAREAAPGVPLVAGNVVTADGTRDLVAAGADVVKVGVGPGAMCTTRMMTAVGRPQLSAVLECVEAARAAGAHVWADGGVRHPRDVALALAAGASQVMVGSWFAGTFESPGDLLVDAEGREYKESFGMASKRAVTARTREDSAFDRARKGLFEEGISSSRMRLDPARPGVEDLLDHVTAGLRSACTYVGAADLAGFADRAVVGVQSRSGYDEGRPLPTGW from the coding sequence GTGCGCTTCCTCCCCGGGCACCGGCCGCCCCACGACCTCACGTACGACGACGTCTTCCTCGTCCCGTCCCGTTCCGACGTCGGCTCCCGCACCGCCGTCGACCTCACACCGGTGGACGGCACGGGCGCGACCCTCCCCGTCGCCGTCGCCAACATGACCGCCGTCACCGGTCGGCGGATGGCGGAGACCGCCGCGCGCCGCGGCTCGCTCGCCGTCCTCCCCCAGGACACGCCGCTCGACGTGCTCGCCGAGGTCGTCGGCTGGGTCAAGGGGCGGCACCCCGTGCTCGAGACCCCGGTCGTGGTGTCGCAGGACGACGTCGTCCTCACGGTCCTCCACCTGCTGCCGAAGCGGGCGCACGGCGCCGCCGTCGTCGTCGACGCCGACGGCCGGCTCACCGGGGTCGTGACCGAGCGGGACTGCCGGGGCGTCGACCGCTACACCCCGGTGCGGGACGTCATGAGCAGCGACGTCGTGCGCCTCGACGTCGACGACGTCACGGGTGACGGCCCGGGCCAGGGGCCGCGGGCGGCCTTCGAGGTGCTCTCCGGCACGCGGCACCACTTCGCCCCCGTCGTCGGCCCCGACGGGCGGCACGTCGGCGCCATGACTCGCCTCGGTGCGCTGCGGTCCACCCTCTACCGTCCCGCGCTCGACGACCGCGGGCGGCTGCGCGTGGCGGCGGCGGTCGGCATCAACGGCGACGTCGCCGGCCGGTGCGCCGCGATGCTCGCCGCAGGCGTCGACGTGCTCGTGGTCGACACCGCCCACGGGCACCAGTCCCGTGCGCTGGATGCCGTGGCCGCCGCCCGGGAGGCCGCGCCGGGCGTCCCGCTCGTCGCGGGCAACGTCGTGACGGCCGACGGCACGCGCGACCTGGTCGCCGCCGGTGCGGACGTCGTCAAGGTCGGCGTCGGTCCCGGCGCGATGTGCACGACGCGGATGATGACCGCGGTCGGGCGGCCGCAGCTGTCCGCCGTCCTCGAGTGCGTCGAGGCCGCCCGCGCGGCCGGCGCCCACGTGTGGGCCGACGGCGGCGTCCGGCACCCGCGCGACGTCGCCCTGGCCCTCGCGGCCGGCGCCAGCCAGGTGATGGTCGGCTCGTGGTTCGCCGGCACGTTCGAGAGCCCGGGGGACCTCCTCGTCGACGCCGAGGGCCGGGAGTACAAGGAGAGCTTCGGGATGGCCTCGAAGCGCGCCGTCACCGCGCGCACCCGGGAGGACTCCGCGTTCGACCGGGCGCGGAAGGGCCTGTTCGAGGAGGGCATCAGCTCCTCGCGCATGCGCCTGGACCCCGCCCGTCCCGGCGTCGAGGACCTGCTCGACCACGTGACCGCCGGGCTGCGCAGCGCGTGCACGTACGTGGGGGCCGCGGACCTCGCGGGCTTCGCCGACCGCGCGGTCGTGGGCGTGCAGTCGAGGTCCGGCTACGACGAGGGGCGGCCGCTGCCGACCGGCTGGTAG
- the argS gene encoding arginine--tRNA ligase, translated as MTPETLAAAVRSCLLASVASGELAVDVPPTVTVERPRNRDHGDWATNVALQLAKPAGRPPRQVAELLAARLRAVEGVASVDVAGPGFLNVRVDAASAGELARSVVAAGAAYGRNDRYAGTAVNLEFVSANPTGPIHLGGTRWAAVGDSLARLLEACGAAVTREYYFNDHGAQIDRFARSLLARAHGRDVPEDGYAGQYVDDIAAAVIARRGEEVLRLDDAEAQEVFRSEGVDLMFDAIKRSLHDFGVDFDVYFHENSLHDSGAVARAVEELKASGRLYEADGAWWLRSTEFGDDKDRVVIKSDGRPAYIAGDLAYFTDKRRRGADLAIYMLGADHHGYVARLKAAAAAFGDDPDRVEVLIGQMVNLVRDGEPVRMSKRAGTVVTMEDLVDAVGVDAARYALARSSTDSPLDVDLDLLTRRSNDNPVFYVQYAHARTAAVGRNAATAGVRRDDGFDASLLDHPSEEVVLAALAQFPGVVAQAAQLREPHRVARYLEELAGAYHKWYDQQRRVVPGVGPDGQPEPVDAGHRTRLWLNDAVRVVLANGLRLLGVSAPERM; from the coding sequence GTGACACCGGAGACCCTCGCCGCCGCCGTCCGCTCGTGCCTGCTCGCTTCCGTGGCGTCCGGTGAGCTGGCGGTCGACGTGCCCCCGACGGTGACCGTCGAGCGGCCGCGGAACCGCGACCACGGCGACTGGGCGACGAACGTCGCGCTCCAGCTGGCGAAGCCTGCCGGGCGCCCCCCGCGGCAGGTCGCGGAGCTGCTCGCCGCCCGCCTGCGCGCGGTCGAGGGGGTCGCGAGCGTGGACGTCGCCGGTCCGGGGTTCCTCAACGTCCGGGTGGACGCGGCGAGCGCCGGGGAGCTCGCCCGCTCGGTCGTGGCCGCGGGCGCGGCGTACGGGCGCAACGACCGCTACGCGGGCACCGCGGTGAACCTCGAGTTCGTGTCGGCGAACCCGACCGGTCCCATCCACCTCGGGGGGACGCGGTGGGCGGCGGTCGGCGACTCGCTGGCCCGGCTCCTCGAGGCGTGCGGCGCCGCTGTCACCCGCGAGTACTACTTCAACGACCACGGCGCCCAGATCGACCGGTTCGCCCGGTCGCTGCTCGCCCGGGCGCACGGTCGGGACGTCCCGGAGGACGGGTACGCCGGGCAGTACGTCGACGACATCGCCGCCGCGGTGATCGCCCGCCGCGGCGAGGAGGTGCTGCGACTGGACGACGCCGAGGCGCAGGAGGTCTTCCGCTCCGAGGGTGTCGACCTCATGTTCGACGCGATCAAGCGGAGCCTCCACGACTTCGGCGTCGACTTCGACGTCTACTTCCACGAGAACTCGCTCCACGACTCCGGCGCGGTGGCGCGCGCTGTCGAGGAGCTCAAGGCGTCGGGCCGTCTCTACGAGGCCGACGGTGCGTGGTGGCTGCGCTCCACGGAGTTCGGCGACGACAAGGACCGGGTCGTCATCAAGTCCGACGGCCGGCCCGCGTACATCGCCGGCGACCTCGCGTACTTCACCGACAAGCGCCGTCGCGGCGCCGACCTCGCCATCTACATGCTCGGCGCCGACCACCACGGCTACGTCGCCCGGCTCAAGGCCGCCGCGGCCGCGTTCGGCGACGACCCCGACCGGGTCGAGGTCCTCATCGGCCAGATGGTCAACCTCGTGCGGGACGGGGAGCCGGTCCGGATGAGCAAGCGCGCCGGCACCGTCGTGACGATGGAGGACCTCGTCGACGCGGTCGGCGTCGACGCCGCGCGGTACGCCCTCGCCCGGTCGAGCACCGACTCCCCGCTCGACGTCGACCTCGACCTGCTCACCCGGCGCTCCAACGACAACCCGGTGTTCTACGTCCAGTACGCCCACGCCCGCACGGCCGCCGTGGGACGGAACGCCGCGACCGCGGGTGTGCGGCGCGACGACGGGTTCGACGCCTCGCTCCTCGACCACCCGAGCGAGGAGGTCGTCCTCGCGGCACTCGCGCAGTTCCCCGGGGTGGTCGCGCAGGCTGCGCAGCTGCGCGAGCCGCACCGCGTCGCCCGGTACCTCGAGGAGCTCGCCGGCGCCTATCACAAGTGGTACGACCAGCAGCGGCGCGTCGTGCCGGGCGTCGGGCCCGACGGGCAGCCCGAGCCCGTCGACGCCGGGCACCGCACCCGCCTGTGGCTCAACGACGCCGTGCGGGTGGTCCTGGCGAACGGGCTCCGCCTGCTCGGCGTGAGCGCCCCGGAGCGCATGTGA